From the genome of Streptomyces sp. NBC_00659, one region includes:
- a CDS encoding gas vesicle protein GvpO, translating into MAEERRPRPGKSSTTTARRTPPVRGAEHAARAACRALEGLIGHPTEGVSAVGREDDGWCVVVDVLELPRIPDTTSLLASYEVRIDQDGELMGYRRVRRYRRGSADE; encoded by the coding sequence ATGGCAGAAGAGCGTCGGCCGCGCCCCGGAAAGTCCTCGACGACCACCGCTCGACGCACACCCCCCGTGCGTGGAGCGGAACATGCCGCGCGTGCTGCCTGCCGGGCCCTTGAGGGTCTGATCGGTCATCCCACGGAGGGCGTATCAGCGGTGGGGCGTGAGGACGACGGCTGGTGTGTCGTCGTGGACGTCCTGGAACTGCCGCGGATTCCGGACACGACGAGCCTTCTCGCTTCGTACGAGGTGCGGATCGACCAGGACGGCGAACTCATGGGGTACCGCAGGGTCCGCCGCTATCGGCGGGGGTCCGCCGATGAGTGA
- a CDS encoding histone protein has product MDDKDKVALAAAVVGGYVLGRTKKGRMALSIATYIAGRRFGLEPRQLAAEGMRRLGEIPQVAELQEQLRGEVLEAGRKAMTAAADRGMSTLAGSLSERTARLLEKPDEEEEYEEEYPPEEDAEYEEDAYEEEEEPEGEYEEDQPEEEEEEEEEGEPEDEYEEEEEEEEEEEEPEEEPEEEPEAKPRRRRASRPDRSRETSEPAAREKAAPAGGQKPRAAKKAAPAKKATSGRAAAKKTTPAKKTAAKKTAAKKTAAKKTAPAKKTAAKKTAAKKATAKKTAPAKKSAAKKTTAKKTAPAKKSAASKTTSSKRAASKRAGRGR; this is encoded by the coding sequence ATGGATGACAAGGACAAGGTGGCTCTCGCGGCTGCGGTAGTGGGCGGCTATGTGCTGGGCCGCACCAAGAAGGGCCGGATGGCCTTGTCCATTGCGACCTATATCGCGGGCCGGCGCTTCGGCCTTGAGCCTCGCCAGCTTGCCGCCGAAGGGATGCGGCGACTGGGGGAGATCCCGCAGGTCGCCGAGTTGCAGGAGCAGTTGCGGGGGGAAGTGCTGGAGGCGGGCCGCAAGGCGATGACGGCCGCCGCCGACCGGGGCATGAGCACGCTTGCGGGCAGCCTCAGCGAGCGTACGGCCCGGCTCCTGGAGAAGCCGGACGAAGAGGAGGAGTACGAGGAGGAGTACCCGCCGGAGGAGGACGCGGAGTACGAGGAGGACGCATACGAGGAAGAGGAGGAGCCCGAGGGCGAGTACGAAGAGGACCAGCCTGAGGAAGAGGAGGAAGAGGAGGAAGAGGGAGAGCCGGAGGACGAATACGAGGAAGAGGAAGAAGAGGAGGAGGAAGAGGAAGAACCGGAGGAGGAACCGGAAGAAGAGCCGGAGGCGAAGCCGCGGAGGCGCCGCGCTTCACGACCGGATCGGTCCCGCGAGACATCCGAGCCCGCCGCACGCGAGAAGGCCGCACCCGCCGGAGGACAGAAGCCCCGGGCGGCGAAGAAGGCCGCGCCGGCAAAGAAGGCCACTTCCGGCAGGGCGGCGGCGAAGAAGACCACTCCGGCGAAGAAGACCGCAGCGAAGAAGACAGCGGCCAAGAAGACAGCGGCCAAGAAGACCGCTCCGGCGAAGAAGACGGCGGCGAAGAAGACCGCAGCCAAGAAGGCCACAGCGAAGAAGACAGCTCCGGCCAAGAAGTCCGCAGCGAAGAAGACCACAGCCAAGAAGACGGCTCCGGCCAAGAAGTCCGCTGCCTCGAAGACGACGTCATCGAAGCGGGCAGCGTCCAAGCGCGCCGGTCGTGGGAGGTAG
- a CDS encoding PP2C family protein-serine/threonine phosphatase, which yields MCRTDPSGKSEGPATDGRPGADQATFSALLEDSAEDLYEHAPCGYLSTTLDGRIAKINQTLLNWLGYENSDLVGRKDFADLLTVGGRLYHETHVGPLLRMQGEISGIALELETAGGGRLPVLVTSVIRSGSDGQPLLIRTTVFDARDRRTYESELLRARQESDRERERLKRLNATLQKTLLPPTLVDVPGLDVAAYYHVASADEVGGDFYDLFPLDSGTWGFFLGDVCGKGAAAAAVTSLARYTLRAAAVYDPDPAAVLANLNTVLNHEYNGDDPRFCTVIFGLLTPDGDEGGFQVTLASGGHPPALLMRSDGHAYCLPTPGGQLVGVLPDAHIATTSIRLDPGDTLFLYTDGLTEAHSAGAADGRYGDEALLEFAQELAPTTARDAVAAIRDLLDTFGTGVDDDTAVLAFNVPRHSGEAQT from the coding sequence ATGTGCAGAACCGACCCCAGCGGGAAGAGCGAGGGTCCTGCAACGGACGGTCGGCCCGGTGCCGACCAGGCCACGTTCTCCGCGTTGCTGGAGGACAGCGCGGAGGACTTGTACGAGCACGCGCCTTGCGGGTATCTGTCCACGACCCTCGACGGCCGCATCGCGAAAATCAACCAGACTCTGCTGAACTGGCTCGGATACGAAAACAGCGATCTGGTGGGCCGGAAGGACTTCGCCGATCTGCTCACCGTCGGAGGCCGGCTCTACCACGAAACCCATGTCGGCCCACTGCTGCGTATGCAGGGTGAGATCAGCGGCATCGCCCTGGAACTCGAAACCGCCGGCGGCGGCCGGCTCCCGGTTCTGGTGACCTCTGTCATTCGCAGCGGCAGTGACGGACAGCCGCTGCTGATCCGCACGACAGTCTTCGACGCCCGGGACCGGCGCACGTACGAGTCCGAACTCTTGCGCGCCCGTCAGGAATCGGACCGGGAACGTGAACGCCTGAAGCGACTGAACGCCACCCTGCAGAAGACGCTGCTGCCTCCCACCCTGGTGGACGTGCCCGGACTGGACGTCGCCGCGTACTACCATGTCGCCTCCGCCGACGAGGTGGGCGGCGACTTCTACGACTTGTTCCCCCTGGACTCCGGCACCTGGGGATTCTTCCTGGGCGACGTCTGCGGCAAGGGCGCGGCCGCCGCGGCCGTCACCTCTCTGGCGCGCTACACACTGCGGGCCGCCGCCGTGTACGACCCGGACCCCGCGGCGGTGCTCGCCAATCTCAATACTGTCTTGAATCACGAGTACAACGGCGACGACCCACGCTTTTGCACCGTCATCTTCGGCCTGCTCACCCCGGACGGGGACGAGGGCGGCTTCCAGGTCACCCTGGCCAGCGGCGGCCACCCGCCGGCCCTGCTGATGCGCTCCGACGGCCACGCCTACTGTCTGCCGACCCCCGGCGGCCAACTCGTCGGCGTCCTGCCCGACGCCCACATCGCCACCACCTCCATCCGCCTCGACCCCGGCGACACGCTGTTCCTGTACACCGACGGCCTCACCGAAGCCCACTCCGCCGGCGCCGCCGACGGCCGCTACGGCGACGAAGCGCTGCTGGAGTTCGCCCAGGAGCTGGCACCCACCACCGCCCGCGACGCCGTGGCCGCGATCCGGGACCTGCTCGACACCTTCGGCACCGGCGTGGACGACGACACCGCGGTCCTGGCCTTCAACGTGCCCCGACACAGCGGTGAAGCGCAGACGTGA
- a CDS encoding SRPBCC family protein, translating into MAEKETDESAEGTSGMDKLREELSKFVSAQVENLAEKAGDKLTDVAGQLSDSAESGSLPAIGSRILQGDSPLKAFVSEKAKGVKDNVVEKAKSAFGGGKGKRKASGGKVMNIIEVLDVGVPLRDTYDYWTQYDKFSSFAKGVRDVSKDDEGGSDWKVKVGPSSRSFKATVQEQIPDDRIVWTSEGAKGSTRGAVSFHELAPTLTRIVLVVEYYPSGFFEKTGNLWRAQGRRMRLDFKNFQRYVTLTNEEPEGWRGEIRDGEVVVSHDDAVEEEEAEQEEREGEEPEDGAEEGADSAGDGEGEEGAEGAYADEDEEGAYEDEDGADDEAEDTYEDEGAEGEDEAEAEPEEEPEEEEEAPKKKGKKRGQRRRRE; encoded by the coding sequence ATGGCCGAGAAGGAAACGGACGAGTCGGCAGAGGGTACGTCGGGCATGGACAAGCTCCGTGAGGAGTTGTCCAAGTTCGTGTCCGCGCAGGTGGAGAACCTTGCCGAGAAGGCCGGCGACAAACTGACGGACGTCGCCGGGCAGCTCAGTGATTCGGCCGAGAGTGGCTCGCTTCCTGCGATCGGGTCCCGCATCCTCCAGGGCGACTCACCGCTGAAGGCCTTCGTTTCGGAGAAGGCCAAGGGTGTCAAGGACAACGTCGTGGAGAAGGCCAAGAGCGCTTTCGGGGGCGGTAAAGGGAAGCGGAAGGCCAGCGGCGGCAAGGTCATGAACATCATCGAGGTTCTCGATGTCGGAGTGCCGCTCCGGGACACCTACGACTACTGGACGCAGTACGACAAGTTCAGCAGCTTCGCCAAGGGTGTTCGCGACGTCTCCAAGGACGATGAGGGCGGGAGCGACTGGAAGGTCAAAGTCGGCCCTTCATCGCGCAGCTTCAAGGCGACCGTCCAGGAACAGATTCCTGACGACCGCATCGTGTGGACCTCGGAGGGAGCCAAGGGGAGCACCCGCGGCGCGGTCAGCTTCCACGAGCTGGCGCCCACTCTGACCCGCATCGTCCTTGTAGTGGAGTACTACCCCTCGGGCTTCTTCGAGAAGACGGGCAACCTCTGGCGGGCGCAAGGGCGCCGCATGCGACTGGACTTCAAGAACTTCCAGCGATACGTGACCCTCACCAACGAAGAACCCGAAGGCTGGCGCGGCGAAATCCGTGACGGAGAGGTCGTCGTGTCCCACGATGACGCCGTCGAAGAGGAAGAGGCCGAGCAGGAGGAGCGGGAGGGCGAGGAGCCCGAGGACGGTGCCGAGGAAGGCGCCGACTCCGCAGGCGACGGCGAGGGAGAAGAGGGGGCGGAAGGCGCGTACGCGGACGAAGACGAAGAGGGCGCGTACGAGGACGAGGACGGGGCCGACGACGAGGCCGAGGACACATACGAGGACGAGGGCGCGGAAGGCGAAGACGAGGCAGAGGCAGAGCCAGAGGAAGAGCCAGAGGAAGAGGAAGAAGCTCCCAAGAAGAAGGGGAAGAAGCGAGGACAGAGGCGACGCCGTGAGTGA
- a CDS encoding gas vesicle protein K, protein MSGSRLDLDSEQMGRDLVALVLTVVELLRQLMERQAIRRVEQGDLSDEQVDEIGTTLMLLDQRMAELCEQHGVRPEDLNLDLGPLGSLLPRS, encoded by the coding sequence GTGAGCGGCTCCCGGCTCGACCTGGACTCCGAGCAGATGGGGCGCGACCTGGTCGCCCTGGTACTCACCGTGGTCGAGCTCCTCAGACAGTTGATGGAGCGCCAGGCGATCCGCCGTGTCGAACAGGGTGACCTCAGTGACGAGCAGGTCGATGAGATCGGGACCACGCTCATGCTCCTCGACCAGCGGATGGCGGAACTCTGCGAGCAGCACGGAGTGCGCCCGGAGGATCTCAATCTCGACCTCGGCCCGCTCGGGAGCCTTCTGCCCAGGAGCTGA
- a CDS encoding gas vesicle protein has protein sequence MSDVDVRQGSYPVSGPQTTNLADILERVLDKGIVIAGDIKIDLLDIELLTIRLRLFVASVDTAKKAGIDWWENDPALSSRASRDALRDENRTLRERLKALESDTPEKPLESESAEN, from the coding sequence GTGAGTGACGTGGACGTCCGGCAGGGCTCGTACCCCGTCTCCGGCCCTCAGACCACCAACCTCGCCGACATCCTCGAACGCGTTCTGGACAAGGGCATCGTGATCGCCGGGGACATCAAGATCGATCTTCTCGACATCGAACTGCTCACCATTCGGCTCCGCTTGTTCGTGGCGTCCGTGGACACCGCGAAGAAGGCGGGAATCGACTGGTGGGAAAACGATCCCGCGCTCAGTTCGCGAGCTTCACGCGATGCCTTGCGGGACGAGAACCGCACATTGCGCGAACGGCTGAAGGCGCTCGAATCCGATACGCCGGAGAAGCCGCTCGAATCCGAGAGCGCGGAAAATTAG
- the gvpJ gene encoding gas vesicle protein GvpJ, giving the protein MPATTYSDEVVACPPRAGTLYDVLELILDRGMVIDVFVRVSLVGIEILKIDARIVVASVDTYLRFAEACNRLDLERDSGSTTVPELIGGGAAKSIGKRKVRKAAETVGDTVRKAVGGGRDDDSDERDEDEEERQERPRKRRAPARSGSSRRRPVEA; this is encoded by the coding sequence ATGCCCGCGACCACCTACTCCGATGAGGTAGTGGCGTGCCCGCCGCGCGCCGGCACGTTGTACGACGTGCTCGAACTCATCCTGGACCGGGGCATGGTGATCGACGTGTTCGTCCGGGTGTCCCTGGTCGGCATCGAGATCCTCAAGATAGATGCGCGCATCGTGGTGGCGAGTGTCGACACGTACCTGCGCTTCGCGGAGGCGTGCAACCGGCTGGACCTGGAGCGTGACTCCGGCAGTACCACCGTTCCTGAGCTGATCGGCGGTGGCGCCGCCAAGTCCATCGGCAAACGCAAGGTTCGCAAGGCCGCGGAAACCGTGGGGGACACCGTTCGCAAGGCGGTCGGGGGCGGCCGTGACGACGACTCCGACGAGCGCGACGAGGACGAGGAAGAGCGGCAGGAACGACCGAGGAAGCGGCGTGCTCCGGCCCGGAGCGGCAGCAGTCGACGACGACCCGTGGAGGCGTGA
- a CDS encoding gas vesicle protein GvpG codes for MGLITGLLTLPIAPVRGVVWVAEKLNDAAERELHDPGVLRAQLALLNRELEDGDIGLEEFEREEERLLDRLHAAQTCSTPSDRR; via the coding sequence ATGGGACTGATCACCGGACTGCTCACCCTCCCCATCGCGCCGGTCCGCGGCGTCGTCTGGGTGGCGGAGAAGCTCAACGACGCCGCCGAGCGGGAGTTGCACGACCCAGGGGTGCTCCGTGCCCAACTGGCCCTGCTGAACCGGGAGCTTGAGGACGGAGACATCGGCCTGGAGGAGTTCGAACGAGAAGAGGAACGGCTGCTCGACCGGCTGCACGCCGCACAGACCTGTTCCACGCCGAGCGATCGAAGGTGA
- a CDS encoding ATP-binding protein, translating into MDSSGKDSGPPSTPPIATAVPLNGGNSCIAAARHRAADFLTHAQADQNVVVSARVMDLTQLVVSELVTNARKYAPGPILMELRIEETTVEVTVRDCGRAQPIVFDVDPLRIGQHGLEIVRAVTRKFQVQAEPSGKRVTAHIALGDDSEPGPG; encoded by the coding sequence ATGGACTCGTCCGGCAAGGACTCGGGGCCGCCGAGCACTCCCCCCATAGCCACCGCTGTCCCTTTGAACGGAGGCAACTCCTGCATCGCCGCAGCGCGCCATCGCGCGGCGGACTTCCTCACCCATGCCCAGGCAGATCAGAACGTCGTCGTCTCCGCCCGTGTGATGGACCTGACCCAGCTGGTGGTCAGCGAGCTGGTCACCAATGCCCGTAAATACGCGCCAGGCCCCATCCTCATGGAATTGCGCATCGAGGAGACCACGGTCGAGGTGACCGTGCGCGACTGCGGCCGCGCCCAGCCGATCGTCTTCGACGTCGACCCCCTCCGAATCGGTCAGCACGGCCTGGAGATCGTCAGAGCCGTCACCCGGAAGTTCCAGGTCCAGGCAGAACCGTCCGGCAAACGCGTCACGGCGCACATCGCCCTGGGGGACGACTCGGAACCTGGGCCAGGATGA
- a CDS encoding anti-sigma factor antagonist (This anti-anti-sigma factor, or anti-sigma factor antagonist, belongs to a family that includes characterized members SpoIIAA, RsbV, RsfA, and RsfB.) — MASDFAPCTSHLRIHHAHGHVVLELHGEIDLLASTEITPLLDAATSDPAPQVVIDLRCVEFFDCSGLRLLYRARRRVLDRGGRLHLVCAHPLTLRMFWLTGLSKILPPAASLEEALNRPEAVSDLS, encoded by the coding sequence GTGGCGAGCGACTTCGCACCGTGCACCAGTCATCTGCGGATCCACCATGCCCACGGTCATGTGGTGCTGGAACTGCACGGGGAGATCGACCTGCTCGCCTCGACGGAGATCACCCCGCTCCTGGACGCGGCAACCTCGGACCCCGCACCGCAGGTCGTGATCGACCTGCGGTGCGTCGAGTTCTTCGACTGCTCGGGACTGCGGCTGCTGTACCGCGCCAGGCGCCGCGTCCTCGACCGGGGCGGCCGGCTGCACCTGGTCTGCGCCCATCCGCTGACGCTCCGCATGTTCTGGCTGACGGGGCTCTCGAAGATCCTGCCGCCCGCGGCCTCGCTGGAGGAGGCACTGAACCGGCCGGAGGCCGTCTCGGACCTGTCCTGA
- a CDS encoding GvpL/GvpF family gas vesicle protein — MTGDGVYVYAIIRAGGPLPVDATGVGAPAAELRVIRQGRVAAVVSEAPPKLRARRRDLLAHQDLLLRLSEQGSVLPMRFGVVASDEEAVRGQLKARESEHMAALEHLSDGVEVNVKALPAKDALAGLLTQDMNVRRLRDEVRRRPGYEASLRLGEAVSAALEDRAAEAGRRILRELTPRARAVASGPEVQGCVLNASFLVDRGDSDAFRSAAERFAHTHRDRVELRLTGPLPCYSFVSAEGTPVRTAGV; from the coding sequence GTGACAGGCGATGGTGTGTACGTCTACGCGATCATCCGGGCGGGAGGGCCGCTGCCGGTGGACGCGACGGGTGTGGGCGCCCCGGCTGCCGAACTGCGGGTGATCCGGCAGGGGCGGGTCGCCGCTGTCGTCAGTGAGGCTCCTCCCAAGCTCCGCGCCCGACGGCGCGATCTGCTCGCTCACCAGGATCTGCTGTTGCGCCTGTCGGAGCAGGGGTCGGTGCTGCCGATGCGGTTCGGTGTGGTCGCATCCGACGAGGAAGCGGTGCGTGGCCAGTTGAAGGCCCGCGAGTCGGAGCACATGGCTGCCCTGGAACACCTCTCCGACGGGGTCGAGGTCAACGTCAAGGCGCTCCCGGCCAAGGACGCGCTGGCCGGCCTTCTGACGCAGGACATGAACGTTCGCCGGCTGCGGGACGAAGTGCGCCGACGGCCCGGATACGAAGCGAGCCTGCGACTGGGGGAGGCCGTCTCGGCCGCTCTGGAGGACAGGGCCGCCGAAGCCGGCCGGCGCATTCTGCGCGAACTGACGCCCAGGGCCCGTGCGGTGGCCTCGGGTCCCGAAGTCCAGGGATGCGTGCTCAACGCGTCGTTCCTCGTCGATCGCGGCGACAGTGACGCCTTCCGAAGCGCGGCAGAGCGTTTCGCCCACACACATCGCGACCGGGTGGAGCTGCGGCTCACGGGTCCGCTGCCCTGCTACAGCTTCGTCTCCGCCGAAGGCACTCCCGTCCGAACCGCTGGAGTCTGA
- a CDS encoding gas vesicle protein, giving the protein MTHDVVPWDAPGPLTGPIGVPLVDLLDRVLATGVVISGDLVIAIADVPLVRLSLHALLSSVNERVPAPWADGGPL; this is encoded by the coding sequence GTGACGCACGACGTGGTGCCCTGGGACGCCCCCGGGCCACTGACCGGCCCTATCGGCGTTCCGCTCGTGGATCTGCTGGACCGCGTCCTGGCGACCGGCGTGGTGATCAGCGGGGATCTGGTCATCGCCATCGCCGACGTCCCCTTGGTGCGGCTGTCCCTCCATGCCCTGCTGTCGTCCGTCAACGAGCGCGTCCCGGCTCCCTGGGCGGACGGCGGCCCCCTGTGA
- a CDS encoding GvpL/GvpF family gas vesicle protein — protein MTERGPELSGDTIYVFAVCRKPDPSVLVGLPGVTDEAPVSSLPLGALTAIVQSVRASDFTDEVWQARLSDHRELERYARAHHDVVAAVAACCPTVPLPMGTLYHGEDRVREALAKEADRFDAALKRIARHAEWGVKVYAPPCPRDDTVQTAPRRVTPTERSRPAPGAGLAYLNRKRGAQERRERIQDEALRTAEEVDTEVRGLATASRTLRPHVQPAGERRVQVLNATYLVAEHRADELALLTQTLRERTGAEIELSGPWVPYSFVGEV, from the coding sequence ATGACGGAGCGCGGGCCCGAGCTTTCGGGCGACACCATCTACGTGTTCGCTGTCTGCCGGAAACCGGACCCCTCGGTCCTGGTCGGGCTGCCGGGTGTCACCGACGAGGCGCCCGTGAGTTCACTGCCTCTGGGGGCGCTGACGGCCATCGTCCAGTCCGTCCGGGCAAGCGACTTCACGGACGAAGTCTGGCAGGCGCGCCTGTCCGACCACCGGGAGCTGGAACGATACGCACGCGCCCACCACGACGTCGTCGCCGCCGTCGCGGCCTGCTGCCCGACGGTCCCCCTGCCGATGGGCACCCTGTACCACGGTGAGGACAGGGTGCGAGAGGCACTCGCCAAAGAGGCGGACCGGTTCGATGCAGCGCTCAAGCGCATTGCACGTCATGCCGAATGGGGTGTGAAGGTCTACGCGCCGCCCTGTCCGCGGGACGACACGGTGCAGACGGCTCCCCGGCGTGTGACGCCGACGGAGCGGTCACGCCCGGCGCCCGGGGCCGGCCTCGCCTACCTGAATCGAAAACGAGGCGCACAGGAGCGCCGCGAGCGGATCCAGGACGAGGCACTGAGGACCGCGGAAGAGGTGGACACCGAAGTCCGGGGCCTCGCCACCGCCTCCCGCACGTTGCGACCGCACGTCCAGCCCGCCGGGGAACGCCGGGTCCAGGTCCTCAACGCGACCTACCTGGTGGCCGAACACCGCGCCGACGAACTGGCCCTGCTGACACAGACGCTGCGGGAACGCACCGGGGCGGAAATCGAGCTGTCCGGGCCATGGGTGCCCTATTCCTTCGTCGGCGAGGTGTAG
- a CDS encoding NADP-dependent oxidoreductase encodes MSTVNTMRAISQTVLGGPEVLEEVTLERPSPRPNEILVRVRAAGVNPTDWKHRENGGFLGEPPFVLGWDVSGVVEATGIGVALFQPGDEVFGMLPYPFGHGSHAEYVTGPARAFTRKPSVIDHTQAAALPLVSLTAWQALTERAVVRPGQRVLIHAAAGGVGHVAVQIAKSLGAYVIGTASAGKHDFLRSIGVDEPVDYTGVDFSEAVRDVDVVLDTIGGDTGLRSLRVLRPGGVVVSILPVGSDTFYEEAERLGVRAVRMLVDADQTGMRAVADLVEKGSLRATVAETFPLADAAKAHALGDTGRTTGKLVLVVD; translated from the coding sequence ATGAGCACTGTGAACACCATGCGAGCCATCAGCCAGACCGTCCTCGGCGGTCCCGAGGTTCTTGAGGAAGTGACCCTGGAGCGGCCCTCGCCGCGACCGAACGAGATCCTGGTCCGGGTACGGGCCGCGGGCGTCAACCCGACCGACTGGAAGCACCGCGAGAACGGCGGGTTCCTCGGCGAACCGCCCTTCGTCCTCGGCTGGGACGTCTCCGGCGTGGTCGAGGCGACCGGGATCGGCGTCGCCCTCTTCCAGCCCGGGGACGAGGTCTTCGGCATGCTGCCCTACCCCTTCGGCCACGGCTCGCACGCCGAGTACGTGACCGGCCCGGCCCGCGCCTTCACCCGTAAGCCGTCGGTGATCGACCACACGCAGGCCGCGGCCCTCCCGCTGGTCTCCCTGACCGCCTGGCAGGCACTGACCGAGCGGGCCGTCGTGCGGCCCGGCCAGCGGGTGCTGATCCACGCCGCGGCCGGAGGGGTCGGCCATGTGGCCGTCCAGATCGCGAAGTCCCTCGGCGCGTACGTGATCGGCACCGCGAGCGCGGGCAAGCACGACTTCCTGCGGTCCATCGGCGTGGACGAGCCGGTCGACTACACCGGCGTCGACTTCTCCGAGGCCGTGCGCGACGTCGATGTCGTCCTGGACACCATCGGCGGCGATACGGGACTGCGCTCGCTGCGTGTCCTGCGCCCCGGAGGCGTGGTCGTCTCCATCCTGCCGGTCGGATCCGACACGTTCTACGAGGAGGCCGAGCGGCTCGGGGTCCGGGCGGTGCGGATGCTCGTCGACGCCGACCAGACGGGCATGAGGGCGGTCGCGGATCTCGTCGAGAAGGGCTCGCTGCGCGCCACCGTCGCCGAGACCTTCCCGCTCGCCGACGCCGCCAAGGCACACGCCCTGGGCGACACGGGCCGGACCACGGGGAAGCTGGTCCTGGTGGTCGACTGA